One region of Syngnathus scovelli strain Florida chromosome 15, RoL_Ssco_1.2, whole genome shotgun sequence genomic DNA includes:
- the fryb gene encoding protein furry homolog isoform X5, with product MSLEDFRSIAGLVAESRTSDYGDSLSLKSQSPSLDRDSDDQSQSQDGIVMERIASLPLPLHMYDPVDFVGRFPKFQSRSRRRTRLIVALPVGLKTPIPSVTASQGARKANVVMAPVNVDPESKPGEFVLKSLFANFTLLSERKIRIIMAEPLEKPLNKSLQRGEDPQFDQLISSMSSLAEYCLPSILRTLFDWYKRQNGLEDESHEYRPRANTKSKNDEQQKDYLLERRDLAIDFIFSLVLIEVLKQIPLHPLLDGLIQEVINLAFKHFKYKEGYLGPNTANMHIVADLYAEVVGVVAQSRFSAVRKKFISELKELRQKEQSSYVLQSTISLIMGLKFFRIKMYPVEDFEASFQFMQECAQYFLEVKDKDVKHSLAGLFVEILVPVAATVKNEVNVPCLRNFVESLYDTTLDLSSRKKHSLALYPLVTCLLCVSQKQLFLSRWHIFLNNCLSNLKNKDPKMARVALESLYRLLWVYMIRIKCESNTATQSRLMSITSTLFPKGSRSVVPRDMPLNIFVKIIQFIAQERLDFAMKEIIFDLLSVGKPAKAFSLNPERMNIGLRAFLVIADALQQKDGEPPMPNTGATLPSGNSLKKKKTYLSKTLTEEEAKLIGMSLYYSQVRRALDSVLRHLDKEVGRCMMLTSAQMLNKEPEDMITGERKPKIDLFRTCVAAVPRILPDGMSKPELIDLLSRLTVHMDDELRLISQNSLQSLLLDFADWREDVLFGYTHFLLREVQETQQGLQDASVKLLLQLLTQWRLALQLQGKMRGGVEASPRMSERSPHCSVLHAVEGLALLLLCSCQISTRKLAVGVLREIRCLFAALGHAEDEDKPMIEVMDQLSPAVLDSFVHAAVSDSSTLPMSHHVDLQFLVEWTARLVSSSYDVKSPSHVWIFAQCLKDPWVLCLHIFLRQEHLPKHCPVALSYAWPYAFTRVQLLLPLIDPNSPVNTKKTSTAGSCDNSMSLWRNYLILCLGVAKPSIMSPGHLRASTPEIMATTPDGSVTYDNKVIGTPSVAWLLKQLVPLMRAESLEITESLVLGFGCTNALVFRELMEELHPLMKEALERRPENKKRRERRDLLRLQLLRIFELLANAGVISDSTNGALERDSLVLGALFLEYVDLTRMLLEAENEKEMDVLKDIRAHFSSMVANLIQCVPVQHRRLLFPQQSLRHNLFILFSQWAGPYSVMFTPLDRYSDRNHQITRYQYCALKAMSAVLCCGPVFDNVGLSTDGYLYKWLDNILACQDKRVHRLGCEVVILLLELNPEQSNLFNWAVDRCFTGSYQLASGCFKAIAAVCGNRNYPCDLVTLLNLVLFKASDTSREIYEISMQLMQVLESKLRAYSKRMVDQKPGNILYGTHGPMPPLYSVNLSQLSNQLASMYPELTLPLFSEVSQRFPSTHSNGRQIMLSYLLPWLGNMELVDTGLLLPASSPCTPDEEVSRGPQASLAGVSLFLRGNGWGSLQATSLVLNNLMFMTAKYGDEVPGPEMESAWNALVSNERWSNNLRITLQFLISLCGVSSDTTLLPYIKKVVIYLCRNNTIQTMEELLFELQQTDPVNPVVLHCDNPPFYRFAASNKAPTSQTGTASSSNTVVVGQENLLDTDESKLLRESDERCYRRARAHNRLESRYSNSSGGSYEDEKTDPLPPYAAWLLSVLETNRPQPLPMPVNGGCWAPLVDYLPETVMPRGPLHRCNVAVIFMTEMVVDHSVREDWALHLPLLLHALFLGLDHYRPEVYEHSKRLLLHLLIALSCNNNFQVIASVLMLTRESSDNKTLTVKSGHHSDRRRSNVPDFLRECRASPAADSGLGSASDSSSLGGVSAAGSVANLPVVTPDDLEDLEDAGLETDEKTNKLIEFLSTRVVGPLWVHEDITPKNPNSKSTEQLSNFLRHVISVFKESKSDFHLEQQLSDVALQTALCSSSRHYAGRSFQMFRALGQPINNHAVSDLVSRLVEVVGEHGDEVQGYVMEVLLTFESVVVNLAECLKNSDLMAALTRTSSPDFALSDKLMNRKSTGQLNFPGPGLAALSSQRHQRSYSVPKKFGECGYQSGEPPRSATLDRIQACTSHGLARAGRGPGSCASSTNRIDPSVLSDPAHVSHPSSILATVFWVAVSLMESDFEFEYQMSLRLVHKLLSKVPLDRAENRERLEKLQAQLRWSGFSGIQQLLLKGFTSQATSDLTLQLFCQLTPVSRVPVVDSSQSLGFPLNVLCLLPHLVQHFGHPTQFCKESAERIAQVCLVEKNTKLSHLAHVMTLYKTRSYTRDPFSWVSVVCRYLHEAFSDITLNMVTYMAELLDKGLPAMQQSLLQIIYCLLSHMDLSAVHVKQFNADVTKTIEKFVQTVHWKDALNILKLVVSRSASLVHPVYGQAHGDISNLEVSRVWDGSAKALPGKTLDFTFDISETPVIGRRFDALQGSGVREGKARAMAVTRSTSSTSSGSNSNTILVPVSWRQPQYSQKRTREKLVNVLSLCGQEVGLTKNPSVIFSSCGDLDMMMEVRESGVSSEEGGTREDTLEDTASEQQFRVFRDFDFLDVELEDGEGETVDNFNWGVRRRSLDSTELGDLLEESQHSGSTPSLGHEDPHDFEESSEEEESSASRSLSHSQRTNPSPSDETNRTDSLSTLYDMSAEPQSLGVAAPVPGVLLHDHLSGLHARSCGGDDDDTQAQEDELSLSTNELAAGSDCGESFTLELTGQAQVRTSHPERRPDYCQPPLDFLDPNSLPSLRDDVDDLEDLGFPPPPSPFFSAILAAFQPTVCDDAEEAWRCHVNQLVTDSDGSCAVYTFQVFSSLFRNLQGKFCTLTTDVASYLGEGLRGIGSKFLKSSQMLTSCSDCPTIYIDADTIMSYGLLEKMKFSALELQEYLDTYNTKEDAAVTWLRSCKDTFPRCPGDGVVTCQPGDSEEKQMESLAQLELCQRLYKLHFQLLLLFQSYCSLIGQVHAISSVPELLNMSRELSELRCCLQAAEAAVASDLEREHPAHSLHAHVAAMAVPTFPSSEAAVKAILECLRNHEFTKAVRYIQECRRRWPHSVFGGGAEKEVQTLLNVYFRHQTLGQTGTIALVGSRQDLGLICSKLLELNGEIRDMIRRAQGYRVVTTYLPDSSASGTSL from the exons GATCCACAGTTTGACCAG CTGATCAGCAGCATGAGCTCCCTGGCAGAGTACTGCCTGCCCTCCATTCTTAGGACACTCTTCGACTGGTACAAGCGGCAGAACGGCCTGGAGGACGAGTCGCATGAGTATCGACCCCGCGCCAACACCAAGTCAAAAAA TGATGAGCAGCAGAAGGACTACTTGCTGGAGCGGAGGGATTTGGCCATTGACTTCATCTTCTCACTGGTGCTCATCGAAGTGTTGAAGCAG ATCCCATTGCATCCCCTCCTCGATGGACTCATCCAGGAAGTAATCAACTTGGCCTTCAAGCACTTCAAATACAAGGAAGG GTATCTGGGACCCAACACGGCCAACATGCACATCGTGGCCGACCTCTACGCAGAAGTTGTGGGAGTGGTGGCCCAGTCCAG ATTCTCGGCCGTTAGGAAGAAGTTCATCTCGGAGCTGAAGGAATTGCGACAGAAGGAGCAGAGCTCCTACGTCCTGCAGTCCACCATCAGCCTCATCATGGGCCTCAAGTTCTTCCGCATCAAAATGTACCCCGTGGAGGACTTTGAGGCCTCCTTCCAGTTCATGCAG GAGTGTGCGCAGTATTTTCTGGAGGTGAAGGACAAGGATGTTAAGCACTCTCTGGCCGGACTCTTTGTGGAGATTCTGGTGCCTGTCGCTGCT ACGGTGAAGAATGAAGTGAACGTGCCGTGCCTGCGCAACTTTGTGGAGAGCTTGTACGACACCACGCTGGACCTGTCCTCCAGGAAGAAACACTCCCTG GCGCTGTATCCTCTGGTGACGTGTCTGCTGTGCGTGAGTCAGAAGCAGTTGTTTCTCAGTCGCTGGCACATTTTCCTCAACAACTGCCTGTCCAACCTCAAG AATAAAGACCCCAAGATGGCCCGCGTGGCCCTGGAGTCGCTCTACCGCCTGCTGTGGGTTTACATGATCCGAATCAAGTGCGAGAGCAACACTGCCACACAAAG CCGCCTTATGTCCATCACCTCCACGCTCTTCCCCAAGGGGAGCCGCAGCGTGGTCCCCCGAGACATGCCACTCAATATCTTTGTCAAGATCATCCAGTTTATCGCGCAG GAGAGGCTGGACTTTgccatgaaggagatcatctttGATCTTCTGAGTGTGGGGAAGCCCGCCAAAGCCTTCAGCCTTAATCCAGAG CGTATGAACATCGGCCTACGAGCCTTCCTGGTCATCGCTGATGCCCTGCAGCAGAAAGACGGCGAGCCTCCCATGCCCAACACGGGCGCCACGCTGCCCTCGGGCAACtctctgaagaagaagaagacctaCCTGAGCAAAACCCTCACAGAGGAGGAGGCCAAGCTCATTGGCATGTCCTTGTACTACTCGCAGGTGCGCAGGGCGCTGGATAGTGTCCTCAGGCACCTGGACAAGGAGGTGGGCCGCTGCATGATGCTCACCAGCGCGCAAATGCTCAACAAAGAACCTGAGGACATGATCAC GGGTGAAAGGAAGCCCAAGATCGACCTGTTCCGGACGTGTGTTGCTGCCGTTCCTCGGATACTTCCCGACGGAATGTCTAAGCCCGAGCTCATTGACCTCCTTTCACG ACTTACGGTGCACATGGACGACGAGCTACGTCTTATTTCCCAGAACTCCCTTCAGAGCCTCTTGCTAGATTTCGCCGACTGGAGGGAAGACGTGCTCTTCGGCTACACGCATTTCCTGCTGCGCGAGGTGCAAGAGACCCAGCAGGGTCTTCAAGACGCGTCGGTGAAGCTCTTGCTGCAGCTTCTCACTCAGTGGAGGCTGGCGCTGCAACTACAGGGGAAGATGCGAGGCGGCGTGGAG GCGAGCCCCAGAATGTCTGAGCGGAGCCCGCACTGCTCGGTTCTTCACGCCGTGGAAGGTCTGGCTTTGCTGCTACTCTGCTCGTGCCAGATAAGCACCAGGAAGCTAGCGGTGGGCGTGCTCAGAGAGATTCGATGCCTGTTCGCCGCGCTCGGGCACGCCGAG GATGAAGACAAACCCATGATTGAAGTCATGGACCAGCTGAGTCCGGCTGTTCTGGACAGCTTCGTCCACGCGGCCGTCTCCGACTCG TCCACGCTACCCATGAGTCACCACGTGGACCTCCAGTTCCTGGTGGAGTGGACGGCACGACTGGTGAGCAGCTCTTATGACGTGAAGAGCCCCAGCCACGTGTGGATCTTCGCCCAGTGCCTGAAGGACCCCTGGGTGCTGTGCCTGCACATTTTCCTGCGCCAGGAACACCTGCCAAAGCACTGCCCAGTGGCCCTGAGCTATGCCTGGCCCTACGCCTTCACGCgggtgcagctgctgctgccgctcatCGACCCCAA CAGCCCGGTCAACACAAAGAAGACCAGCACGGCCGGCTCCTGCGACAACTCCATGTCTCTGTGGCGGAACTACCTCATCCTGTGCCTCGGGGTGGCTAAGCCCAGCATCATGTCGCCCGGACACCTCCGGGCATCCACGCCCGAGATCATGGCCACCACGCCCGACGGCAGCGTCACCTACGACAATAAG GTGATTGGCACGCCGTCAGTCGCCTGGCTTCTCAAGCAGCTCGTTCCACTGATGAGAGCCGAGAGTCTGGAGATCACCGAGTCTCTGGTGTTGGGCTTTGGCTGCACCAATGCCCTCGTCTTCAG GGAGCTGATGGAAGAACTGCATCCACTCATGAAGGAGGCTCTAGAACGTCGACCTGAG AACAAGAAGCGACGAGAGAGGAGGGATCTTCTTAGGCTGCAGCTGCTGAGAATCTTTGAGCTGTTGGCCAACGCCGGTGTCATCAGTGATAG CACCAACGGAGCGCTGGAGCGCGACTCGCTGGTGCTGGGGGCCTTGTTCCTGGAGTACGTGGACCTGACGCGAATGCTCCTGGAGGCGGAGAACGAGAAGGAGATGGACGTGCTCAAAGACATCAGAGCTCACTTTAGCAGCATGGTGGCCAACCTCATCCAGTGCGTGCCTG TCCAGCACCGTCGCCTCCTGTTCCCCCAGCAGTCTCTCCGCCATAACCTCTTCATCCTCTTCAGCCAATGGGCCGGGCCCTACAGCGTCATGTTCACGCCCCTAGACCGCTACAGCGACCGCAACCATCAGATCACTCGCTACCAGTACTGCGCTCTCAAG GCCATGTCGGCTGTCCTGTGCTGCGGTCCCGTGTTCGACAACGTGGGTCTGTCCACCGACGGCTACCTCTACAAATGGCTGGACAACATCTTGGCCTGCCAAGACAAGCGG GTTCACCGTCTGGGCTGTGAGGTGGTGATTCTGctgctggagctgaacccggagCAGAGCAACCTGTTCAACTGGGCCGTGGATCGTTGCTTCACCGGATCGTACCAGCTGGCGTCCGGATGCTTCAAGGCCATCGCCGCCGTGTGCGGGAACAG GAACTACCCGTGTGACCTGGTGACGCTGCTCAATTTGGTGCTGTTCAAGGCGTCAGACACCAGCAGGGAAATCTATGAGATCTCCATGCAGCTGATGCAG GTGCTGGAATCCAAACTACGTGCGTACTCCAAGCGCATGGTGGACCAAAAGCCTGGTAACATCTTGTACGGCACACATGGGCCTATGCCGCCTCTCTACAGTGTCAACCTATCGCAGCTCTCCAACCAACTGGCTAGCATGTACCCAGAACTCACACTGCCTCTCTTCTCGG AGGTGAGCCAGCGCTTCCCGAGCACCCACTCCAACGGGCGTCAGATCATGCTGTCTTACCTGCTGCCCTGGCTGGGCAACATggagctggtggacacaggCCTCCTGCTGCCGGCCTCCAGCCCCTGCACGCCCGACGAGGAGGTCTCTCGCGGGCCCCAAGCCAGTCTGGCGGGCGTGTCACTCTTCCTCAGGGGCAACGGCTGGGGCAGCCTGCAGGCCACCTCGCTGGTTCTCAACAACCTCATGTTCATGACAGCCAAG TATGGCGACGAGGTGCCCGGGCCGGAGATGGAGAGTGCTTGGAACGCTTTGGTGTCCAATGAACGCTGGAGCAACAACCTGAGGATCACCCTGCAGTTTCTCATCAGCTTGTGTGGAGTCAGCAGTGACACCACACTCTTACCTTAT ATCAAGAAGGTGGTGATCTACTTGTGCCGGAACAACACCATCCAGACCATGGAGGAGCTCCTGTTTGAGCTTCAGCAGACCGACCCTGTTAACCCCGTGGTACTGCACTGCGACAACCCGCCTTTCTACCGATTTGCTGCCAGCAACAAGGCACCCACCTCGCAGACGG GCACTGCCTCCAGCAGCAACACCGTTGTGGTCGGACAGGAGAACCTGCTGGACACAGATGAAAGCAAACTGCTCAGGGAGAGTGATGAGCG CTGTTACAGGAGGGCGAGGGCGCACAACAGGCTGGAGTCCCGCTACAGCAACAGCTCAGGAGGTTCCTACGAGGACGAGAAAA CTGACCCTCTCCCGCCATACGCTGCCTGGCTGCTGAGCGTCCTGGAGACGAACCGCCCTCAGCCGCTGCCCATGCCCGTAAATGGTGGCTGCTGGGCACCGCTGGTGGACTATCTGCCCGAGACCGTCATGCCCAGGGGACCCCTACACAG GTGTAATGTGGCCGTCATTTTCATGACAGAAATGGTGGTGGATCACAGCGTGAGAGAAGACTGGGCTTTGCACCTTCCCCTGCTGCTGCACGCGCTCTTCTTGG GCCTGGACCACTACAGGCCGGAAGTCTATGAGCACAGCAAGCGCCTCCTTCTGCACCTCCTCATAGCGTTGTCGTGTAACAACAACTTTCAG GTGATCGCCTCGGTCTTGATGTTAACCAGAGAGAGCAGCGACAACAAGACCCTGACGGTTAAGTCCGGCCACCACAGCGACCGCCGGCGCTCCA ACGTGCCTGACTTCCTGCGGGAGTGCCGGGCGTCGCCCGCGGCCGATTCGGGCCTGGGCTCGGCGTCCGACTCATCCAGCCTGGGTGGTGTCAGCGCAGCGGGCAGCGTGGCCAACCTTCCCGTTGTCACGCCAGACGACCTGGAAGACCTGGAAGACGCAGGCCTCGAAACGGACGAGAAGACCAACAAACTCATCGAGTTTCTCTCTACCAG AGTCGTGGGGCCACTGTGGGTGCACGAGGACATCACACCCAAAAACCCAAACTCCAAGAGCACCGAGCAGCTCTCCAACTTCTTGCGCCATGTCATCTCCGTCTTCAAGGAGTCTAAGTCAG ActtccacctggagcagcagctgaGCGACGTGGCGCTGCAGACCGCGCTGTGCAGCTCGTCTCGTCATTACGCCGGTCGCTCCTTTCAGATGTTCCGGGCGCTGGGGCAGCCCATCAACAACCACGCCGTGTCCGACCTGGTGTCTCGCCTCGTAGAGGTGGTGGGCGAGCACGGGGACGAGGTGCAG GGCTACGTGATGGAAGTGCTGCTCACGTTTGAATCGGTGGTGGTCAACCTGGCCGAGTGTCTGAAGAACAGCGACCTAATGGCGGCGCTCACCAG GACGTCGTCTCCCGACTTTGCACTGAGCGACAAGCTGATGAACCGGAAGAGCACGGGACAGCTCAACTTCCCCGGCCCGGGGCTGGCGGCTCTGTCGTCTCAGCGCCACCAACGCTCCTACTCGGTACCCAAAAAATTTGGCGAGTGTGGCTACCAGTCCGGCGAACCCCCTCGCAGTGCCACTCTGGACCGTATTCAG GCCTGCACCAGTCATGGCCTGGCACGGGCGGGCAGGGGCCCGGGCTCCTGTGCCTCCTCCACCAATCGCATTGATCCCAGCGTCCTGTCAGACCCTGCCCACGTGTCGCACCCGTCTTCCATACTGGCCACTGTCTTCTGGGTGGCAGTCTCACTCATGGAGTCGGACTTTGAATTTGAGTACCAGATGTCACTGCGCCTGGTGCACAAGCTCCTGTCCAAG GTGCCTTTGGACCGGGCAGAGAACCGTGAGCgtctggagaagcttcaggctCAGCTGAGGTGGAGCGGCTTCTCGGGCATCCAGCAGCTCCTGCTGAAGGGCTTCACCTCCCAGGCCACATCCGACCTCACCCTGCAGCTCTTCTGCCAGCTCACGCCCGTCTCCCGCGtaccggtggtggacagctcgCAGTCTCTGG GTTTCCCGCTCAACGTGCTGTGTCTGTTGCCGCACCTGGTGCAGCACTTTGGGCACCCCACGCAGTTCTGCAAGGAGAGTGCAGAGAGAATTGCACAG GTGTGTTTGGTGGAGAAGAACACCAAGCTGTCCCACCTGGCCCACGTGATGACGCTGTACAAGACGCGCTCGTACACGCGGGACCCCTTCTCCTGGGTCAGCGTAGTGTGCCGCTACCTCCACGAGGCCTTCTCCGACATAACGCTCAACATGGTCACCTACATGGCGGAG CTACTGGATAAAGGCCTTCCCGCCATGCAGCAGTCGCTCCTGCAGATCATCTACTGCTTGCTCAGCCACATGGACCTAAGCGCCGTGCACGTCAAGCAGTTCAATGCCGATGTCACCAAGACCATCGAGAAGTTTGTGCAA ACGGTGCACTGGAAGGACGCCCTGAACATTCTGAAGTTGGTGGTGTCGCGCTCAGCCAGCCTGGTGCACCCGGTGTACGGCCAGGCCCACGGCGACATCTCCAACCTGGAGGTGAGCAGAGTGTGGGACGGCTCGGCCAAGGCGCTGCCTGGGAAAACCCTGGACTTCACCTTTGACATCTCCGAG ACGCCGGTGATTGGGCGGCGCTTTGACGCGCTCCAGGGCTCTGGCGTCAGGGAGGGCAAGGCCCGAGCCATGGCCGTCACCCGCAGCACCTCGTCCACCTCTTCGGGGTCCAACTCCAATACCATCCTGGTTCCTGTCAGCTGGAGACAACCTCAGTATTCTCAG AAGCGGACCAGAGAGAAGCTGGTGAACGTTCTTTCACTGTGTGGACAAGAAGTTGGACTGACCAAGAACCCTTCA GTGATCTTCTCATCCTGCGGCGACCTGGACATGATGATGGAAGTGCGTGAGAGCGGCGTGTCGTCGGAGGAGGGCGGCACCAGGGAGGACACGCTGGAGGACACGGCCAGCGAGCAGCAGTTCAGAGTTTTCAGAGACTTTGACTTCCTGGATGTGGAGCTGGAGGACGGCGAG GGCGAGACGGTGGACAACTTCAACTGGGGTGTGCGACGCCGATCCCTGGACAGCACCGAGCTAGGCGACCTGCTGGAGGAGAGCCAGCATTCGGGGAGCACGCCTAGCCTGGGACACGAAGACCCCCATGATTTCGAGGAGTCCTCAGAGGAAGAGGAGTCTTCCGCCAGCCGGAGTCTGTCGCATTCGCAGCGG ACCAATCCGTCTCCATCGGACGAGACCAACCGCACGGACTCTCTGTCCACGTTGTACGATATGTCTGCCGAGCCGCAGTCCTTGGGCGTCGCCGCACCGGTCCCGGGGGTGCTGCTGCATGACCACCTCAGTGGCCTCCAT GCGAGATCGTGCGGTGGTGACGATGACGACACTCAGGCTCAGGAGGACGAGCTGTCCCTGAGCACCAACGAGCTCGCCGCTGGCTCCGACTGCGGGGAAAGCTTCACCTTGGAGCTGACGGGGCAAGCGCAGGTCCGCACATCTCATCCGGAGCGTCGGCCTGACTATTGCCAACCGCCGCTGGACTTTCTAGACCCCAACAGTCTGCCTAG TCTACGTGACGACGTGGATGACTTGGAGGACCTGGGcttcccgccgccgccgtcccCGTTTTTCTCCGCCATCTTGGCCGCCTTCCAGCCGACTGTATGCGATGACGCGGAGGAGGCGTGGCGCTGTCATGTCAACCAGTTGGTGACCGACTCGGACGGCTCCTGCGCCGTCTACACCTTCCAGGTCTTCTCGTCACTCTTCAGG AACCTCCAAGGAAAGTTCTGCACTTTGACCACAGACGTGGCTTCCTACCTTGGCGAGGGCTTGAGGGGGATTGGTTCCAAGTTCCTCAAGTCCTCTCAGATGCTGACCTCCTGCTCGGACTGCCCGACCATATACATTGATGCAGACACC ATCATGTCTTATGGCCTCCTGGAGAAGATGAAGTTCAGCGCGCTGGAGCTTCAGGAGTACCTGGACACCTACAACACAAAAGAAGACGCAGCAGTCACG TGGCTGCGCAGCTGTAAGGACACATTTCCCAGATGCCCCGGCGACGGTGTGGTCACGTGccagcctggagactctgaagaGAAA CAAATGGAGTCTCTGGCC CAACTGGAGTTGTGCCAGAGGCTGTACAAGCTGCACTTCCAGCTTCTGCTGCTCTTCCAGTCCTACTGCTCGCTCATCGGCCAAGTTCACGCCATCAGCTCCGTGCCCGAG CTGCTCAACATGTCCCGGGAGCTGAGCGAGCTCCGCTGCTGCCTTCAGGCAGCGGAGGCGGCGGTGGCCAGCGACCTGGAGCGCGAACACCCGGCCCACTCGCTTCACGCCCACGTGGCTGCGATGGCCGTGCCCACTTTCCCATCGTCGGAGGCGGCGGTCAAGGCCATCCTGGAGTGTCTCAGGAACCACGAGTTCACCAAGGCCGTCCGCTACATTCAAGAGTGCAG GCGGCGGTGGCCTCACAGCGTGTTCGGTGGCGGCGCCGAGAAGGAAGTCCAGACTTTGCTCAATGTGTACTTCCGGCACCAGACTTTGGGCCAGACGGGCACCATCGCCCTGGTGGGCTCTCGTCAGGACCTTGGCCTGATCTGCTCCAAGCTGCTGGAGCTCAACGGCGAGATCCGCGACATGATCCGCCGCGCTCAGGGCTACCGCGTGGTCACCACCTACCTCCCCGACTCCAGCGCCTCTGGCACCAGCCTCTGA